Part of the Planctomycetia bacterium genome is shown below.
TGATCGTCGGCAAGGGCTACGCCATCGCGTATGCCAAGGGACTGGAATTCCTCTCCGTGCAATACGTGCACGACGATCCCGAAGCGATCCGCCTGGAAGACCGTCAAATGCAGGTCAGCATCTCATTGCTGAGACTGTAGTTGCCCGCGTCCGCCGTGTTAGACTAGCGCCCGTCGCAATTCATCAAATGGCGAGGGCGAACGATGGCGGAACCTTATCGAGTTGCCGTGATCGGCCGGACCGGCCGCGGGGATTATGGTCACGCGCTGGACATGGTCTGGCTTAGCGTACCGCGAGCGCAGGTCGTGGCCGTGTCCGATCCGGACAAAGTCGGCCTGGCGGCGGCCGCCAAGCGATTGAATGTCGACCAGACCTTTGCCGATTATCGCGAGATGCTCGACAAAGTGAAGCCGACCGTGGTGAGCATCGCCCCGCGATGGCTCGACTGCCATCAGGAGATGGTGCTGGCCTGCGCCGAGCGCGGCATTCATATGTATTGCGAGAAGCCGCTCAGCCGCACCTTGGCCGAAGCGGACGCCATGGTCGACGCCTGCGAGCGAACGCACGTCAAACTCGCGCTCGCGCATCAGACCCGCTACAGTCCCAAGCTGCCGATCGTGAAGCAGCTGATCGACGACGGCGCCATCGGCCGCGTGTTGGAACTGCGCGGGCGCGGCAAAGAGGACCAGCGCGGCGGATCGGAGGATCTCTGGGTGCTTGGCTCGCACGTGATGGATTTGATCCACTATTTCGCCGGCGAGCCGCAATGGTGTCTGGCGACGATCACCACCGAGGGCCGACCGCTTGCTAAAGCCGATGTCGTCGAGGGTCCCGAAGGAATTGGCCCGCTCGCC
Proteins encoded:
- a CDS encoding Gfo/Idh/MocA family oxidoreductase produces the protein MAEPYRVAVIGRTGRGDYGHALDMVWLSVPRAQVVAVSDPDKVGLAAAAKRLNVDQTFADYREMLDKVKPTVVSIAPRWLDCHQEMVLACAERGIHMYCEKPLSRTLAEADAMVDACERTHVKLALAHQTRYSPKLPIVKQLIDDGAIGRVLELRGRGKEDQRGGSEDLWVLGSHVMDLIHYFAGEPQWCLATITTEGRPLAKADVVEGPEGIGPLAGDRVDAMYGLSNGATAFFGSRRNGMGKPSRFGLQIYGSNGVIEILTGYLPSVKLLVDGGWSPARGKKQWQDVSSAGVGQPETVTMTSEEQQLAGNVAAANDLLDAIEQDRQPQASIYTGRTAVEMIIAPFESQRTGARVDFPMVTRENPLTLLSG